A single window of Bacteroidota bacterium DNA harbors:
- a CDS encoding glycosyltransferase family 4 protein: MKQKKLLLLLKLPPPVTGVTKMCSSVLESERLYKEFNTKAIGLSYAKDVKSTGGLTASKFKKLFESILKTIFTVVIFLPDLVYFVPSLTGSAFLRDFLFILILKFFRRMTIFHLHGTGLKETALKSKFYKKLYKFSFNNSEIITLSEKLEHDLDFLTPKKIHILPNGIATAAPSPLLVTAPPAPLLVKVGGGMLTNLLFVSNFYEYKGIPELIELLAGVHQQGHDFTCKIAGEENHITADVLQKLIDNNGLTEKVDYLGSVKGDDLLALYDQSDIFIYPTKKDAMPLVILEAMRAGLAILSNPVGAIPDMIGNDPGTLPTTENLISLLTSPDKTRKLGEQNRKTFEEKFTIDKFHSGLLQILIKATTEEGMKAEFLKDEG; the protein is encoded by the coding sequence ATGAAGCAAAAAAAACTCCTCCTCTTGTTGAAACTTCCACCACCTGTAACAGGTGTAACCAAAATGTGTTCCTCTGTCCTCGAAAGTGAAAGACTATACAAGGAGTTTAACACAAAAGCTATCGGTCTAAGCTATGCAAAGGATGTGAAAAGTACAGGAGGGCTTACTGCTTCAAAATTTAAAAAGCTTTTTGAGAGTATCTTAAAAACGATATTTACAGTAGTGATTTTCTTACCCGATCTCGTTTACTTCGTCCCATCGCTTACCGGATCAGCATTTCTAAGAGACTTCCTGTTTATTCTGATCCTGAAATTCTTTAGAAGAATGACCATTTTTCACCTGCATGGTACTGGTTTAAAAGAGACCGCACTTAAATCAAAATTCTATAAAAAACTCTACAAATTCTCCTTCAATAACAGCGAGATAATAACTCTCTCTGAAAAACTGGAACATGATCTTGATTTTCTGACACCAAAAAAAATTCATATCCTCCCCAATGGAATTGCGACCGCCGCCCCATCCCCCCTCCTTGTGACCGCCCCCCCAGCCCCCCTCCTTGTAAAGGTGGGGGGAGGAATGCTCACGAATTTACTCTTTGTGAGTAATTTTTATGAATATAAGGGGATTCCCGAACTTATCGAATTGCTTGCCGGGGTTCACCAGCAAGGACACGATTTCACCTGTAAAATCGCAGGTGAGGAAAACCATATAACCGCCGATGTCCTTCAAAAACTTATTGATAATAATGGACTAACCGAAAAGGTAGATTATCTCGGAAGCGTAAAAGGAGATGACCTTCTCGCCTTGTATGATCAATCGGATATCTTCATCTACCCGACAAAAAAAGATGCGATGCCGTTAGTAATTCTTGAAGCCATGAGAGCGGGACTCGCAATTCTCTCCAATCCCGTTGGTGCAATTCCGGATATGATCGGAAATGATCCCGGCACACTCCCGACAACTGAAAATTTGATTTCGCTTTTGACCAGTCCGGATAAAACCCGTAAATTAGGAGAACAAAACCGCAAAACATTTGAGGAAAAATTCACAATCGACAAATTTCATTCAGGCTTGTTACAAATTTTGATAAAAGCAACCACTGAAGAAGGTATGAAGGCTGAATTTCTGAAGGACGAAGGATGA
- a CDS encoding glycosyltransferase — translation MKIKYIFPVSFPEGGGGTAMTLQNAKAIRAAGFDIEVLIPRSTEKRGDTRNQNKEGVYQGIPFRYLVRSVVRPATLTGRYLNFTAGLANLFVYIKAANEDSPLGPVIVKGPLDGITLLLYVLVVKFIGLKCIYNFDDYPDYILFPGKNSKIEKFISEKIAFKLIDGFIVISTALRDFVRSATSVSKPVYLLPMTVDPRRFDSLDNSFTTYNNYILYTGFDFNPGSRFSSKDGLLGLISVFSKIAGRFPGLLLVIIGENNPIYHDHVKQLGIEGSVVFLGLRSRNEVSLYQKNARLLVLPRPWSKQAEGGFSSKLGEYLLTGNPVLLTSVGDAVLYLKDMRDACFAIPGDEEDFRAKMEFLLQNESEATEMGLNGRKAALEKFNHVIEGKKLAPFLMLFR, via the coding sequence GTGAAAATAAAGTACATTTTCCCGGTCTCTTTTCCCGAGGGTGGAGGGGGAACTGCCATGACTCTCCAGAACGCGAAAGCCATTCGGGCAGCAGGTTTCGATATTGAAGTTTTGATTCCCCGTTCGACAGAAAAGAGAGGCGACACCCGAAATCAAAATAAAGAAGGGGTCTATCAGGGTATTCCATTCAGGTATCTGGTTAGATCTGTGGTGCGTCCTGCCACACTGACGGGGAGATATCTAAACTTCACAGCCGGACTTGCGAATCTGTTTGTTTATATTAAAGCAGCAAATGAAGATTCGCCTTTGGGTCCTGTAATCGTTAAGGGACCCCTCGATGGTATCACACTCCTTTTATATGTTTTGGTTGTGAAATTCATTGGATTGAAATGCATTTACAATTTCGATGACTACCCTGATTACATCCTCTTCCCGGGTAAAAACTCAAAGATTGAAAAGTTCATCTCAGAAAAAATAGCATTCAAGCTTATTGACGGATTCATCGTGATTTCGACGGCACTGAGAGATTTTGTAAGAAGTGCCACTTCAGTGTCAAAACCGGTTTATTTACTCCCGATGACAGTTGATCCCAGGAGATTCGATTCCCTCGACAACTCCTTCACCACATACAATAATTACATTTTATATACCGGATTCGATTTCAACCCGGGAAGCCGGTTTTCTTCAAAAGACGGACTCCTTGGTCTCATTTCCGTATTTTCAAAGATTGCCGGCAGGTTCCCCGGATTGCTGCTGGTAATAATAGGGGAGAACAACCCGATTTACCACGATCATGTGAAACAACTTGGGATTGAAGGAAGTGTGGTGTTTCTTGGTTTGAGAAGCCGGAACGAAGTGTCTCTCTATCAGAAGAATGCCCGTCTGCTGGTGCTTCCGCGTCCCTGGAGTAAACAGGCAGAAGGGGGATTTTCCTCAAAACTTGGTGAATACCTTCTCACCGGGAATCCGGTTTTACTTACTTCGGTCGGTGATGCAGTTTTGTATCTGAAAGATATGAGGGATGCCTGTTTCGCAATCCCGGGTGATGAAGAGGATTTTCGAGCTAAAATGGAGTTTCTACTTCAAAATGAATCCGAGGCAACAGAGATGGGTTTAAATGGAAGGAAAGCCGCACTCGAGAAGTTTAATCATGTGATTGAAGGGAAGAAACTCGCTCCGTTTCTGATGTTATTCCGATGA
- a CDS encoding glycosyltransferase family 4 protein → MKKILLVTNFPAPYRIHLYDELGVQLGEKFFVIYTDSSVEGHEWHHPHLKHSHHFIRNYERAIEIASKFRPDVVILGGVNMHTLKLFFFAKREKIKISIFTDMWQLPFSQLSKPSQYLRKYLYRHADHFIVPGLKSKAHILESTNASNAQIIHVLPILPNACHFPFKPNFEVTKEFDLVFSGQIIPRKLPLFFVEVAAKVNKIRKIKVLVLGDGSQREVMEKRLHEYGIQHIFNGYIEQNELQSCYFKSGLLLFPTKNDPWGVVANEALSAGLPVVISPNAGAADDLIISGKNGFVLETDVELWAQKTVEILEGKHKFEFDAPPDIKTLTENLLSSLTGIGV, encoded by the coding sequence ATGAAGAAAATTTTACTGGTCACTAATTTTCCGGCTCCATATCGCATACATTTATACGATGAACTCGGAGTCCAACTTGGTGAGAAGTTTTTCGTGATCTATACTGATTCTTCAGTTGAAGGGCATGAATGGCACCATCCTCATCTTAAACATTCTCACCACTTTATCAGAAATTATGAACGCGCCATAGAAATCGCGTCAAAATTTCGTCCCGATGTGGTGATTCTTGGCGGTGTGAATATGCATACATTAAAGCTTTTTTTCTTTGCCAAGCGGGAAAAAATCAAAATTTCCATTTTCACTGATATGTGGCAACTCCCTTTTTCGCAACTAAGCAAACCTTCGCAATATCTTAGAAAATATCTTTACCGGCATGCAGATCATTTTATTGTTCCAGGTCTGAAATCCAAAGCTCACATTCTAGAATCAACCAATGCCTCAAATGCTCAAATAATTCATGTTTTACCGATTCTTCCGAATGCCTGCCATTTCCCGTTTAAGCCAAATTTTGAGGTGACTAAAGAATTTGATTTAGTGTTTTCCGGTCAAATTATCCCTCGAAAACTTCCTTTATTTTTTGTAGAGGTTGCTGCAAAGGTTAATAAAATACGAAAGATCAAGGTTTTGGTTTTGGGAGATGGTTCCCAAAGAGAAGTCATGGAAAAAAGACTGCATGAGTATGGAATACAACACATTTTTAATGGGTATATCGAACAAAACGAGCTTCAATCGTGCTATTTCAAGAGCGGATTACTACTGTTCCCGACAAAAAATGACCCGTGGGGAGTTGTAGCAAATGAAGCACTATCCGCCGGCTTGCCTGTAGTCATATCTCCCAATGCCGGAGCCGCGGATGATTTGATTATCTCGGGCAAGAATGGTTTTGTACTTGAAACTGATGTGGAGCTCTGGGCACAAAAAACCGTTGAGATACTGGAAGGAAAGCATAAATTTGAGTTTGATGCACCACCAGACATCAAAACACTCACTGAAAATCTGTTGTCATCGTTAACCGGCATTGGTGTCTGA
- a CDS encoding WecB/TagA/CpsF family glycosyltransferase, protein MLTKLNFHGLAISDFTGEELWSEVDSTIRDGKQIVVHWKSLGSPFLMKKTPGLLEITNDFDIILIDGRGLYLFMKLMGQKLKSELYTSWFTLELLKKAAKNNYSVMILGATEDANRAATSNIRSQYQVKTVYTGINGYFTPDEEDSIVEKINRHAPDILLVGISTPKKELFAHNHRHHLNARIIHLCGGMVDVIAGKTKITPKWIKKLGLAWLYRIAQEPRRLLIPVISMMWEGFKFAFKIIFRRI, encoded by the coding sequence ATGCTGACTAAACTCAACTTCCACGGCCTCGCCATCTCCGATTTCACCGGGGAAGAACTTTGGTCCGAAGTGGATTCCACAATCCGGGATGGGAAGCAGATTGTTGTACATTGGAAGTCATTGGGGTCACCTTTTCTAATGAAGAAGACACCCGGACTCCTCGAAATTACCAACGACTTTGATATCATCCTCATAGATGGCAGGGGTCTCTATCTTTTCATGAAATTGATGGGTCAGAAGCTGAAATCGGAGCTCTACACTTCCTGGTTTACTCTGGAGTTATTAAAAAAGGCTGCGAAAAACAACTACTCTGTCATGATCCTCGGTGCTACTGAAGATGCAAACCGCGCCGCCACTTCAAACATTCGAAGTCAATATCAGGTAAAAACAGTTTACACGGGAATAAACGGCTACTTCACACCGGATGAAGAGGACTCGATAGTGGAGAAGATCAACAGGCATGCCCCCGATATCCTCCTAGTCGGAATCTCCACCCCCAAAAAGGAACTGTTCGCCCATAATCACAGGCACCACCTCAACGCAAGAATTATCCACCTCTGCGGCGGAATGGTGGATGTAATCGCCGGAAAAACCAAAATAACCCCCAAATGGATCAAAAAACTCGGACTTGCCTGGCTCTATCGCATAGCTCAGGAACCCCGCCGTCTACTCATCCCCGTCATCTCCATGATGTGGGAAGGTTTCAAATTTGCCTTCAAAATCATTTTTAGAAGGATATAA
- a CDS encoding DUF2520 domain-containing protein, which yields MEFDVAFLGTGRAAWSLADALVDVGHFIRFASNRSEEPLLKFAEEFMVDKVSTDIKEIAKHASRFQVCVIAVPDSAIREVADTLAALPLDFKKCLFMHLSGSKTSRELSSLKKKGAMTGSFHIPQSFPSRSRVSLWDLPVCIEASTDKAEKFMKQIAKKLELKPFFIKAELKVYYHLAAVFASNFFPAIVADSMTMFELAGGNKKDYFKIFSPIIETTIENILEKGPENAVSGVIPRKDYDTLQEHLDALAFDDLTHQQLLTYTRLSEVTAKMLGINLKITITKNEEAGK from the coding sequence TTGGAGTTTGATGTCGCATTTTTAGGAACGGGAAGAGCTGCATGGTCTTTGGCTGATGCACTGGTTGATGTGGGGCATTTTATCCGTTTTGCCTCCAACAGATCGGAAGAACCGCTTCTGAAATTTGCAGAAGAGTTTATGGTGGATAAAGTCTCCACCGATATAAAGGAAATAGCAAAACATGCCTCGAGATTTCAGGTGTGTGTAATTGCTGTTCCTGATTCTGCCATAAGAGAGGTGGCTGATACACTCGCTGCACTTCCTCTGGATTTTAAGAAGTGTCTCTTTATGCACCTTTCGGGTTCGAAAACCTCCCGGGAACTCTCTTCATTAAAGAAGAAAGGAGCGATGACGGGGTCATTCCACATTCCGCAGAGTTTTCCTTCAAGAAGCCGGGTTTCTCTGTGGGATCTGCCTGTTTGCATCGAAGCATCCACGGATAAGGCAGAAAAATTCATGAAGCAGATTGCAAAAAAACTCGAACTGAAGCCCTTCTTCATAAAAGCTGAATTAAAAGTTTATTACCACCTTGCTGCTGTTTTTGCTTCTAATTTCTTTCCGGCAATTGTCGCAGACTCCATGACGATGTTCGAGCTGGCAGGAGGCAACAAAAAAGACTATTTTAAAATATTCAGTCCGATTATTGAAACCACAATAGAAAACATCCTTGAAAAAGGGCCCGAAAATGCCGTTTCGGGTGTAATTCCCCGGAAAGATTATGATACACTTCAGGAACATCTCGATGCTCTCGCCTTTGACGACCTGACACATCAGCAACTCTTGACCTACACCCGCCTCTCGGAAGTAACAGCCAAAATGCTGGGAATCAATTTGAAAATTACAATTACCAAAAACGAGGAAGCCGGGAAGTGA
- a CDS encoding T9SS type A sorting domain-containing protein, translating to MKNYIFKAAYCTILVFLFNLTAFSQDNWTWLNPKPMGSGINASAYFPGTNTIVAVGPNGLILRSTDHGSSWSHIQSNLFANLGTISAVNSTTCFIAGDNATLLKTTDAGITWNIVPISGVSGAIASLHFVSTTTGFLRQGTSVYRSTDGGLNWSLLVDTFGSTFGTASAIHALSDTEVIIGTTLGKITRATSSSSWDPSLLFTIESNSTVNSVSFNGSKGIATSWGGVAWSSDGGATWANSSDDVFDFNGAIFLSSSDAVAFTGIEQIKFSSDAGQAWSNIATSGSLALTNAASNLSGNGIILGSSGIQYNTINSGENWTKSSTSISSGTLRSITCNGSNILATGDNGQVIRSTNGGTSFTSATVAGGITIQDIKFTNSTTAYLVAGASIYKSTDAGGTWNVSHAYASTTFYEISFFDDNNGIAVGTSGKTSYTTNAGTSWNNVVYTPTFTIYTITTSGSSTAFASGDNGKILKTTDKGASWTNSNTITGPINSVFSIDGVNVWAVGNFGNIFKSPDAGANWSPVTSGTTSHLQSVRFSDSQNGIIVGNLGFTLKTTNGGLTWTGTMQMTDKNLMSAALIDGSTTLLCGGNGTVLKSYNAPLPVELTSFTASVRNNTVNLNWETATEIDNYGFEIERKDNSTSWTKIGFVGGHYTSNSPKYYNFSDKPTGSGKHSYRLKQIDNDGKFEYSPEVVVLIDNLPNGYLLEQNYPNPFNPETSIKFVLKENTKASLKVYNPMGELVATLFEGIADAGRYYDIKFYGNNLASGFYIYTLDAGKHRQTRKMILMK from the coding sequence ATGAAAAACTACATATTTAAGGCTGCTTACTGCACAATACTAGTATTTTTATTTAACTTAACTGCATTTTCGCAAGACAACTGGACATGGCTAAACCCCAAACCGATGGGGAGTGGTATAAATGCATCCGCTTATTTCCCCGGTACAAATACAATTGTGGCGGTGGGACCGAACGGTTTGATACTACGATCAACCGATCATGGAAGTTCTTGGAGCCATATACAGTCAAATCTGTTTGCCAACCTGGGCACAATATCTGCTGTTAATTCCACAACATGTTTTATCGCAGGAGATAACGCTACTCTACTTAAAACCACAGACGCAGGTATCACTTGGAATATTGTTCCAATATCTGGGGTGTCGGGGGCGATTGCCTCCCTTCACTTTGTATCAACCACAACAGGCTTTCTCAGACAGGGAACTTCGGTCTATCGCTCTACTGATGGCGGGCTTAATTGGTCACTTCTTGTTGATACATTTGGATCGACATTTGGAACTGCTTCGGCAATTCACGCATTGTCTGATACAGAGGTTATAATCGGAACAACACTGGGGAAAATTACTCGAGCGACTTCATCATCTTCATGGGATCCTTCCCTTCTTTTCACAATCGAATCTAACTCAACAGTAAACTCCGTTTCATTTAACGGTTCAAAAGGAATTGCAACTTCTTGGGGAGGTGTAGCCTGGTCTTCTGATGGAGGTGCAACATGGGCAAACTCCTCCGACGATGTGTTCGATTTCAACGGTGCAATTTTTCTTTCTTCCTCCGATGCCGTGGCTTTCACCGGAATTGAACAAATTAAATTCTCCTCTGATGCAGGGCAAGCATGGTCCAACATCGCCACTTCCGGTTCACTCGCTCTCACAAACGCTGCCTCAAATCTTTCAGGAAATGGAATTATCCTCGGGTCATCCGGTATTCAATATAATACAATAAATTCGGGAGAAAACTGGACAAAATCATCAACCTCCATATCCTCCGGCACACTAAGATCTATTACTTGCAATGGTTCTAATATTTTGGCTACCGGCGATAACGGTCAGGTAATTCGCTCAACTAACGGTGGGACCTCTTTCACTTCCGCAACTGTCGCTGGTGGAATTACTATACAGGATATAAAATTCACAAATTCAACAACTGCATATTTGGTCGCGGGGGCATCGATCTACAAATCAACTGATGCTGGTGGAACCTGGAATGTTAGTCATGCATACGCCTCTACTACTTTCTATGAAATTTCCTTCTTCGATGACAATAACGGAATCGCTGTTGGAACATCTGGGAAGACATCATACACAACAAATGCAGGAACATCATGGAATAATGTTGTTTATACCCCGACATTCACCATTTATACAATTACAACCTCAGGTTCCTCAACCGCTTTCGCTTCCGGGGATAATGGCAAAATTCTAAAGACTACTGACAAAGGTGCTTCATGGACAAATTCAAACACAATCACGGGACCAATTAATTCTGTATTTTCGATTGATGGTGTAAATGTGTGGGCAGTAGGAAATTTTGGGAATATATTCAAGTCCCCTGACGCGGGTGCAAATTGGAGCCCGGTTACCTCGGGTACAACCAGCCATCTTCAGTCTGTTCGTTTTTCCGATTCTCAAAACGGAATAATAGTTGGTAATCTGGGATTTACTCTCAAGACAACAAATGGTGGTTTAACTTGGACAGGAACCATGCAGATGACGGACAAAAATCTTATGAGTGCTGCATTAATTGATGGGTCAACTACTCTTCTCTGTGGTGGGAACGGCACGGTCTTAAAATCCTATAACGCTCCCCTCCCTGTCGAACTCACCTCCTTCACAGCATCTGTAAGAAACAACACAGTAAACCTCAACTGGGAGACAGCGACGGAAATCGACAACTACGGATTCGAAATCGAAAGAAAAGATAATTCCACCTCCTGGACAAAAATCGGCTTCGTTGGGGGACACTATACCTCCAATTCACCGAAATATTACAATTTCTCCGACAAACCAACCGGCTCTGGCAAACATTCCTATCGCCTCAAACAAATCGACAACGATGGCAAATTTGAATACAGTCCCGAAGTGGTAGTGCTGATCGATAATCTCCCGAATGGATATTTACTCGAACAAAACTATCCAAACCCCTTCAACCCAGAAACATCCATAAAATTTGTGCTCAAAGAGAATACAAAAGCCTCACTCAAAGTTTATAATCCAATGGGAGAATTGGTTGCAACCCTTTTTGAAGGAATTGCGGACGCCGGCAGATACTATGACATCAAATTCTACGGCAATAATCTGGCATCCGGCTTCTACATATACACACTCGATGCCGGCAAACATCGCCAAACCCGAAAAATGATACTTATGAAATAG
- a CDS encoding glycosyltransferase family 4 protein, whose amino-acid sequence MQKLKVLWFTNTPSLLTPEITGGQIFEGSWISSLELLIREKTSEIELHIAFFGNCNRIEMVELGNVTYYKIPRPGKIERWLRRFLLIQHTSRDIKNILEVVDTVKPGLIHVFGTESVFGMISDKVGIPVLIQIQGIVNSFIPVYFGNLSFFQVVESAGIRDFLYAGVLFRYLNEKKRAKRELKILKKPKYLLGRTGFDESFLFQINPDIKYFHLDDVIRREFFTERSPKQRSARPVFLTVIHAEFYKGLDLIFQVCDELQRAGIDFEWRIAGLGESDSMVKVIRKATRFTLSNNNISFLGKIGADHLVEAMTNCDIYIHTSFIENSSIAICEAMCLGLPVIAANVGGTPSLIENGVSGVLFSAGNPEELISAVKKIMEDPDFAGFLGENARKSALVRHNPESIYHELERIYSEVTGFNFSSSE is encoded by the coding sequence TTGCAAAAGCTCAAAGTTCTCTGGTTTACAAACACTCCCTCGCTGTTGACTCCCGAAATCACAGGAGGACAGATATTTGAGGGAAGTTGGATATCTTCTCTGGAGCTGCTGATTCGCGAAAAAACAAGCGAGATAGAGTTGCACATCGCTTTTTTCGGTAATTGCAATAGAATTGAAATGGTAGAACTTGGAAATGTCACTTATTATAAAATCCCTAGACCGGGTAAGATTGAAAGATGGCTAAGGAGATTTCTATTGATTCAGCACACTTCGCGAGATATTAAAAACATTCTTGAAGTTGTTGATACTGTCAAACCCGGACTGATCCATGTATTTGGTACGGAATCAGTTTTTGGGATGATTTCTGACAAGGTGGGAATTCCGGTTTTAATTCAGATTCAGGGCATCGTGAATTCATTCATTCCGGTTTATTTTGGAAATCTTTCATTTTTTCAGGTTGTGGAAAGTGCGGGCATACGGGATTTTCTCTATGCGGGGGTTCTCTTTCGTTATTTGAATGAAAAAAAACGGGCAAAGCGGGAACTTAAAATTCTCAAAAAGCCGAAATATCTCCTTGGCAGAACCGGATTTGACGAATCGTTTTTATTTCAAATAAATCCGGATATTAAATATTTCCACCTCGACGATGTAATCCGCCGGGAGTTTTTTACTGAACGATCGCCAAAACAGAGATCTGCCAGACCTGTTTTCCTGACGGTAATTCACGCCGAATTTTATAAAGGGCTGGACTTGATATTTCAGGTCTGCGACGAATTACAAAGAGCCGGTATCGATTTCGAATGGAGAATCGCAGGGCTTGGCGAATCCGACTCCATGGTCAAGGTAATCAGGAAAGCCACGCGATTTACACTCAGCAATAATAATATTTCCTTTCTCGGAAAAATTGGAGCGGATCATCTGGTTGAGGCGATGACGAACTGCGATATTTACATCCATACCTCATTTATCGAAAATTCTTCAATCGCGATTTGCGAGGCAATGTGCCTTGGGTTACCTGTGATTGCTGCAAATGTTGGGGGTACACCTTCACTAATTGAAAATGGAGTTTCCGGGGTGTTGTTCTCTGCCGGAAACCCGGAAGAACTTATATCTGCAGTCAAAAAAATAATGGAAGACCCTGATTTTGCCGGTTTCCTGGGTGAAAACGCGAGAAAAAGTGCTTTAGTGAGACACAATCCCGAGTCGATTTACCATGAACTTGAAAGAATTTATTCAGAAGTGACGGGCTTCAACTTCTCATCATCGGAATAA
- a CDS encoding NAD-dependent epimerase/dehydratase family protein — protein MKLLITGGAGFIGSHMAENFSNKGWEVVVLDNFLTGKRENLSHISGNLKIVEGDIRNASIVNEVMAGCDAVIHLAALASVPASFKNPVETYEVNFMGTQNVLEAALQHKVKRVTFASSSAVYGDTEILPITEENPDNPLSPYGVSKLLGEKLCRFYNTAFGLSVVIFRFFNVYGPRQNPFSEYSAVIPKFLSIIKDGGTPVIFGDGEQTRDFIYISDLVHAHELAIESFKTTEPTEITEEEFKKQSVSSVLNPCNHSSQSVSSVLNPCNPCNHSSPLNLGSGEKTSLNDLIKIISMQLGREVKPKYDPPRSGDILHSYCEISQINDILTFKPKVSMEIGIEKMLKYYNLAN, from the coding sequence ATGAAATTACTAATAACAGGCGGAGCGGGCTTCATCGGCTCACACATGGCGGAAAACTTCTCAAACAAGGGGTGGGAAGTGGTGGTACTCGACAATTTCCTCACGGGGAAACGCGAAAACCTCTCCCACATCTCCGGAAATCTTAAAATAGTGGAAGGTGATATCCGTAATGCCTCCATCGTAAACGAAGTAATGGCAGGATGTGACGCTGTAATTCACCTCGCTGCTTTGGCATCGGTTCCTGCATCGTTCAAAAATCCTGTTGAAACTTACGAAGTAAACTTCATGGGCACCCAAAATGTCCTGGAGGCAGCACTTCAACACAAAGTAAAAAGAGTAACATTTGCCTCCTCATCAGCGGTATACGGCGATACGGAAATCCTCCCCATTACCGAGGAAAACCCCGATAACCCCCTTTCACCTTACGGAGTAAGCAAACTTCTCGGCGAAAAACTCTGCCGGTTCTACAACACAGCATTTGGACTCTCAGTCGTCATCTTCCGTTTTTTTAATGTATATGGTCCGCGGCAAAACCCCTTTTCGGAATATTCAGCCGTAATCCCCAAATTCCTCAGCATCATAAAAGACGGCGGCACCCCCGTAATCTTCGGCGACGGAGAACAAACCAGAGATTTTATATATATCTCCGACCTCGTCCATGCCCATGAGCTAGCTATTGAGTCGTTTAAAACCACAGAGCCCACAGAGATCACAGAGGAAGAATTTAAAAAACAATCCGTGTCATCCGTGTTAAATCCGTGTAACCATTCTTCTCAATCCGTGTCATCCGTGTTAAATCCGTGTAATCCGTGTAACCATTCTTCCCCCTTGAATTTAGGTAGTGGCGAAAAAACCTCCCTGAACGACCTGATAAAAATCATCTCAATGCAGCTTGGAAGGGAAGTAAAACCAAAGTATGACCCCCCCAGATCAGGTGATATACTTCACAGCTATTGTGAAATTTCTCAAATTAACGATATTTTAACATTCAAACCCAAAGTTTCCATGGAAATTGGTATTGAAAAAATGTTGAAATATTATAACTTGGCAAACTAA